In the Mytilus trossulus isolate FHL-02 chromosome 1, PNRI_Mtr1.1.1.hap1, whole genome shotgun sequence genome, one interval contains:
- the LOC134697888 gene encoding uncharacterized protein LOC134697888, which yields MASSKPIPCRPCQEGKVNTKADIWCYNCDEGLCSTCSSHHKKFKGTRDHKTIDIKSNKPSTQAITTECDKHGQQLNLYCPSHLMPCCDECVSTSHSKCTGIKSLASVVEKTKIEKSTQSVQKQIDSIKHFLDKLINNKSKNIKRSEKENYNIKELIFKIRKDINKHLTHLEKKLCNGADTIWIQEKSKANDLITEIEGKQNNLKEMQDQLQTVIPHTSKLQSFLGVHQIQQQVHQCQRYVDDLENDGGAKEFNIKMKLSEEMENILSKLKSLESLGKVMVVKTETDMTLETSVRRKAQVESREQSNINNMTMNIETKIKINTEKCISDMICLMDGRVIVVEEFGEVNLLTSDGKLQKQLPIPGKAWSVTQINQNTIAITYPNEKAIKIFNMENETVTKVIELDKQCWGLSFYNNSLAVGLSNEEIRIIDLKGNTLKSIQVKSASNLWNLVYCNDKVIYRDYNGNAVYCYDESGKQIWQYTQDLRGPRGLCIDTYGNIIVADYYSGKIVLISKDGQNSKVLIGKEGGLKYPGCICFKHNESSGFICDNRGTYLATFNLSS from the coding sequence ATGGCATCCAGTAAGCCTATACCATGTAGACCTTGTCAAGAAGGAAAAGTGAACACTAAAGCTGATATCTGGTGTTACAATTGTGATGAAGGATTATGTTCAACATGTTCCAGTCATCATAAAAAATTCAAAGGAACACGTGATCATAAAACTATTGATATCAAAAGTAATAAACCCTCAACCCAAGCTATCACTACAGAATGTGATAAACATGGCCAACAGCTTAACTTGTATTGTCCCAGTCATTTAATGCCTTGCTGTGATGAATGTGTTTCCACCAGTCATTCAAAGTGTACGGGAATAAAAAGTTTAGCTAGTGTGGTGGagaaaactaaaattgaaaagtcCACACAAtctgtacaaaaacaaattgactCTATAAAGCATTTCCTAGATAAATTGATTAACAACAAatcaaaaaacattaaaaggtctgaaaaagaaaattataacataaaagaattaatttttaaaattcgcaaggacataaataaacatttaaccCACCTAGAGAAGAAATTATGCAATGGGGCAGATACTATCTGGATtcaggaaaaatcaaaagcaaacGATTTAATAACTGAAATTGAAGGAAAACAGAATAACTTAAAGGAAATGCAAGACCAGTTACAAACAGTCATACCACACACTTCAAAACTCCAATCATTTCTAGGAGTACATCAGATTCAACAACAAGTACATCAATGTCAGCGATATGTTGATGATCTGGAAAATGATGGTGGGGCGAAAGAATTTAACATCAAAATGAAGCTAAGTGAAGAAATGGAAAACATACTTAGCAAGTTAAAATCATTAGAATCCCTAGGAAAAGTAATGGTTGTTAAAACAGAAACAGACATGACTTTAGAAACAAGTGTGAGGAGGAAAGCACAAGTAGAATCAAGAGAACAATCCAACATAAACAACATGACCATGAATATAGAGACAAAGATAAAGATCAACACAGAGAAGTGTATCAGTGACATGATTTGTCTGATGGACGGAAGAGTTATAGTAGTGGAAGAGTTTGGTGAAGTTAACCTACTTACTTCTGATGGCAAACTACAGAAACAGTTACCTATACCTGGTAAAGCCTGGAGTGTCACACAGATCAATCAGAACACTATAGCCATAACTTATCCTAATGAGAAAGCCATTAAGATCTTCAATATGGAGAATGAAACAGTTACCAAAGTTATCGAATTAGACAAGCAATGCTGGGGTTTATCATTCTACAATAATTCCCTGGCTGTTGGTTTGAGCAATGAAGAAATCCGTATTATAGACTTGAAAGGAAATACACTGAAGTCAATACAAGTCAAGAGTGCATCAAACCTGTGGAACCTTGTTTATTGTAATGACAAAGTAATCTATAGGGACTATAATGGTAATGCAGTATACTGTTATGATGAATCAGGTAAACAGATCTGGCAATATACACAGGATTTAAGAGGACCAAGAGGACTTTGTATAGATACTTATGGTAACATTATTGTAGCAGACTATTACTCTGGTAAGATAGTACTTATATCAAAAGATGGACAGAATAGTAAAGTACTGATTGGTAAAGAGGGTGGACTGAAGTATCCTGggtgtatttgttttaaacataatgaGTCTTCAGGTTTTATTTGTGATAACAGGGGCACATACTTGGCAACATTCAATTTATCTTCTTAA